The Nitrospirota bacterium genome has a window encoding:
- the larE gene encoding ATP-dependent sacrificial sulfur transferase LarE — translation MNGKIEKLIDIIKPMDGAVIAFSGGADSTLVLKAASMAGLQRILAVTAVSESLPGDELLFAKQVAVSLSVPHRIIETKELQDENFASNPPERCYYCKKELFCKLQKIAIEEGFPNILDGTNADDRYDHRPGRRAAAETGVRSPLLEAGLTKKEIRDISFELGLATWDKPAAPCLASRFPYGHKITAENLQMVAKAEEFLRKFGLKEFRVRHHGDIVRIEVIPEDMAVFENNETRMQTVDFFKTIGFKYVALDLQGFRSGSLNE, via the coding sequence ATGAACGGCAAAATAGAAAAATTAATAGACATAATCAAACCGATGGACGGCGCTGTAATCGCTTTTTCAGGAGGCGCTGACAGCACGCTCGTCTTAAAGGCTGCTTCTATGGCAGGGCTTCAGCGCATTCTTGCCGTAACCGCAGTTTCAGAAAGCCTTCCGGGCGATGAACTTTTATTTGCAAAGCAAGTTGCGGTTTCTCTCAGCGTACCGCACAGGATAATTGAGACAAAAGAGCTTCAGGACGAAAATTTTGCAAGCAATCCTCCTGAGAGGTGCTACTACTGTAAAAAAGAGCTGTTCTGCAAGCTGCAGAAGATTGCAATTGAAGAAGGGTTTCCCAATATTCTTGACGGCACTAATGCAGATGACAGGTATGACCACAGGCCCGGCAGGCGCGCCGCGGCTGAGACCGGCGTCAGAAGCCCGCTGCTTGAGGCAGGGCTTACCAAAAAAGAAATAAGGGACATCTCTTTTGAACTCGGGCTTGCGACCTGGGATAAGCCTGCGGCCCCGTGCCTTGCATCGCGCTTTCCCTACGGTCATAAAATTACTGCTGAAAATCTGCAAATGGTTGCGAAAGCTGAAGAGTTTCTAAGGAAATTCGGTTTGAAAGAATTCAGGGTGAGACACCACGGCGATATAGTGAGGATTGAGGTTATTCCTGAAGATATGGCAGTCTTTGAAAATAATGAGACACGCATGCAGACTGTTGATTTTTTCAAGACGATTGGTTTTAAGTATGTTGCACTGGACCTTCAGGGCTTCAGAAGCGGAAGCCTGAATGAATGA